One segment of Allorhodopirellula heiligendammensis DNA contains the following:
- a CDS encoding glycosyltransferase, whose product MSKKTVLMIAPLFPPNAAAGAHRTDRFVRYLRDFGWEVIVITKTVPLAAETQFSVPGEMRIPGLEHLEIIRIDDDRQGHTPGAAPRLAAESQLPSDSQPRSVPRESKVVAMGKSLLRPIWQFIEQTPDLERGWSRKAAGAAIERCRQGGVDVVYSTGPPHSVHLAVRHVAQKMGLPFVADFRDPWARNSWIRKRNPIGRRLTPWLERMVVRSATKVIANNAGSLASFVAAYPALAKSGRFVTITNGFDPEIEVAGHVVARRDATPITAVHAGSLYVQRDPRPLIEAIAQLAKSGTNIEFHHIGSYDAAFDPVKIAGEVGCEASVRWLGELSHGETLSRLSRADLLVVIQPNAPFQIPGKVFEMLLFDQPIVAVCDSAPTEEVIRQAGGTTAASNDIDGIAQALQSAVAMRGSAELTTQRQAARLRYNGRELTKLLASVLDESIKAGG is encoded by the coding sequence ATGTCGAAAAAAACCGTCTTAATGATCGCTCCACTGTTCCCACCGAACGCTGCGGCGGGAGCTCATCGCACTGATCGGTTTGTTCGGTACCTGCGTGACTTTGGCTGGGAAGTGATTGTGATCACCAAAACGGTGCCTCTCGCTGCCGAGACGCAGTTCTCCGTACCAGGCGAGATGCGGATTCCGGGGCTTGAGCACCTCGAAATTATCCGGATTGACGATGATAGGCAGGGCCATACGCCAGGCGCAGCGCCCCGTTTGGCAGCCGAGTCGCAGCTCCCAAGCGATTCGCAACCGCGATCGGTACCCCGTGAAAGCAAAGTTGTCGCTATGGGGAAATCGCTGCTTCGGCCGATCTGGCAGTTTATCGAGCAGACCCCTGATTTGGAGCGGGGATGGAGTCGAAAGGCTGCCGGTGCAGCGATTGAGCGTTGTCGCCAAGGTGGCGTGGACGTGGTTTACTCCACGGGCCCCCCGCATTCAGTCCACTTGGCCGTGCGGCACGTCGCCCAGAAAATGGGGCTCCCATTTGTCGCTGATTTTCGCGACCCGTGGGCCAGGAATAGCTGGATTCGTAAACGCAATCCCATCGGCCGCCGGCTGACGCCGTGGCTGGAGCGGATGGTGGTCCGTTCGGCTACGAAGGTGATCGCCAATAACGCCGGATCGCTCGCTAGTTTTGTGGCGGCGTACCCGGCTTTGGCGAAGTCTGGCAGGTTTGTGACGATCACGAACGGGTTTGACCCAGAGATCGAGGTCGCCGGTCACGTTGTTGCCCGTCGCGATGCTACTCCGATCACCGCGGTTCACGCCGGCTCGCTCTATGTTCAGCGTGATCCCCGACCGCTGATCGAAGCCATCGCTCAATTAGCGAAGTCGGGTACGAATATCGAGTTCCACCATATCGGCTCCTACGACGCGGCATTCGATCCGGTCAAGATCGCGGGCGAGGTGGGTTGTGAGGCGTCGGTCCGGTGGCTCGGTGAACTTTCGCACGGTGAGACGCTGAGTCGTTTGTCCCGTGCTGATCTGCTGGTTGTGATCCAGCCCAACGCCCCCTTCCAGATCCCTGGAAAGGTGTTCGAAATGTTGCTCTTCGATCAGCCCATCGTGGCCGTCTGCGATAGTGCGCCAACTGAGGAAGTTATACGGCAGGCAGGTGGGACAACCGCCGCGAGCAATGATATCGACGGCATTGCTCAAGCACTCCAGTCGGCGGTCGCGATGCGTGGCTCCGCAGAGCTGACGACGCAGCGGCAGGCAGCGCGGTTGCGTTACAATGGTCGTGAACTGACAAAGTTACTGGCGTCCGTCCTCGACGAATCAATTAAGGCAGGTGGGTAG
- a CDS encoding glycosyltransferase family 2 protein, giving the protein MLVVHVLVVIQFAFWIAAIAFLTPLALYPLSLWLLSQLKPVRRPGKALPTATLVISAYNEREVIGEKIRNALLLDYPADRFDIMVISDASDDGTDDIIREFDSDRVQGCRMEQRAGKSAGLSRFCPSAAGDILVFTDANSMFHSDALSHLLCHFDAPEVGYSVGRQLYIDTEHAASCDSENIYWSFELLMKQWESRLSSVVGADGAIYALRKEHFAPLAAEDINDFLLPLQVIAKGFRGVFDYRAVCFEKAAPDFAGEFRRKKRIVNRSLYALLKVPAVLNPFRVGWFAWQVVCHKLLRWLCPLFMVILLATSAVLSVWEWQQGTLGIYSSALLCQLLAYALAGLHRVKYFQAIRLVYVCYYFLMINVASAQGIWMLARGQVIGKWKPER; this is encoded by the coding sequence ATGTTGGTTGTGCACGTGCTGGTTGTGATCCAGTTCGCGTTTTGGATTGCTGCGATCGCGTTTTTAACTCCGCTGGCATTGTACCCACTCTCACTGTGGTTGTTGTCGCAGTTGAAGCCGGTGCGTAGGCCTGGGAAGGCGTTGCCGACGGCGACGTTGGTGATCAGCGCGTACAATGAACGCGAGGTCATTGGCGAGAAAATCCGCAATGCGTTGCTGTTGGATTATCCCGCCGATCGGTTCGATATCATGGTGATTTCAGACGCCTCGGATGATGGCACCGACGACATCATTCGTGAGTTTGACTCTGACCGTGTTCAGGGGTGTCGGATGGAGCAGAGGGCGGGCAAGTCAGCAGGTCTGAGTCGGTTTTGTCCCAGTGCAGCCGGTGACATCTTGGTATTTACGGATGCTAATTCGATGTTCCATTCCGATGCGCTATCGCACCTGCTCTGTCACTTTGATGCCCCCGAGGTAGGTTACTCGGTCGGTCGCCAACTGTACATTGATACAGAGCATGCGGCTTCCTGTGATTCGGAGAACATCTATTGGTCGTTTGAGTTGCTGATGAAGCAATGGGAGAGTCGACTCAGTAGCGTGGTCGGCGCTGACGGAGCGATCTATGCCTTGCGAAAGGAGCACTTTGCTCCGCTCGCGGCAGAGGATATCAACGATTTCCTATTGCCATTGCAGGTCATTGCCAAGGGGTTTCGCGGTGTGTTCGATTACCGCGCGGTTTGCTTCGAAAAGGCCGCTCCAGATTTCGCGGGCGAGTTTCGACGCAAGAAACGGATCGTCAATCGCAGCTTATACGCGCTGTTGAAGGTGCCGGCGGTGCTCAACCCGTTTCGCGTGGGATGGTTCGCCTGGCAAGTTGTTTGCCACAAGCTGCTGCGGTGGCTCTGCCCTCTGTTCATGGTCATTCTGCTGGCCACATCGGCGGTCTTATCAGTGTGGGAGTGGCAGCAAGGAACACTGGGGATTTACAGTTCGGCACTGCTCTGCCAACTGCTGGCCTACGCTCTGGCGGGACTCCACCGCGTAAAGTATTTCCAAGCGATACGGCTCGTCTACGTTTGCTATTATTTTTTGATGATTAATGTAGCCTCTGCCCAAGGAATTTGGATGCTGGCGCGGGGGCAGGTGATCGGCAAATGGAAACCGGAGCGTTAG
- a CDS encoding O-antigen ligase family protein translates to MSLTAIIWLGLFLTLTAKGFSRPIWSVCAYLMTYFAAPQFWWWGRSGMLSMTTSWNLYAACALALTVAMHWPTRQKLTSTARRTYFLLVLFSINAGLVHFLFASNPLLSYTQFDLAWKQSLLAVLTYFAVQSKEDLRIFLIALFCGCVYVGFEVVVRDAGSIERGRLEGIHLPGASDSNGVSGLLTMGLMIGAYLFVSGKSTWPIKTITVLGSVWIVEVLLRCNSRGAFLAAIASTGWLIWGTRGAARKRILTVCALGVFGILMMAQDSKIFERFSTTFAGEEERDASADERLQFWKAALRMLADHPLGSGGEAAFASDLGVKYIADIRNEYRAVHNGYLDIATGWGAQGFLLFAMAIGSAAWNAYKVLAESRRDPNGSPEALDSTLVGATVLGILISQLIVAMFISSLDNEWFYWCTTLLLLYAACYQLDTDSPTSDSWDA, encoded by the coding sequence GTGAGCTTAACCGCGATCATTTGGCTGGGCTTGTTTCTGACGCTGACAGCGAAGGGGTTTTCACGCCCCATTTGGTCAGTGTGCGCATATTTGATGACCTATTTTGCCGCGCCGCAATTCTGGTGGTGGGGGCGATCGGGAATGCTCAGTATGACGACGAGCTGGAACCTGTACGCCGCGTGTGCGTTAGCCTTGACCGTGGCCATGCATTGGCCGACGCGTCAAAAGTTAACTTCCACAGCGCGACGAACCTATTTCCTGCTCGTCTTGTTCTCCATCAATGCCGGGCTCGTGCACTTTTTGTTTGCCAGCAATCCGTTGCTCAGCTACACGCAGTTTGATTTAGCGTGGAAGCAATCCCTGCTGGCCGTGTTGACCTATTTCGCGGTCCAAAGCAAAGAAGACCTGCGGATCTTTTTGATTGCGTTGTTCTGCGGTTGCGTTTATGTGGGATTTGAAGTCGTTGTCCGCGACGCGGGGTCGATTGAGCGAGGCCGGTTGGAAGGCATCCATCTGCCGGGAGCCAGTGATTCCAACGGCGTCAGCGGGTTGCTGACGATGGGGTTGATGATTGGTGCGTATTTGTTTGTATCCGGTAAATCGACTTGGCCTATAAAAACGATCACCGTACTCGGCAGCGTGTGGATCGTCGAAGTCCTGCTACGTTGCAACTCACGCGGCGCATTTTTGGCCGCGATTGCATCGACAGGTTGGCTCATTTGGGGGACACGTGGTGCAGCCAGGAAGCGGATTCTGACGGTGTGCGCGCTAGGGGTATTCGGAATTCTTATGATGGCGCAGGATTCCAAAATTTTCGAACGCTTTTCGACTACTTTTGCGGGTGAGGAGGAACGCGATGCCTCGGCGGACGAGCGCCTGCAGTTTTGGAAGGCAGCGTTGAGAATGTTGGCTGACCATCCACTGGGCTCGGGTGGTGAAGCAGCCTTCGCTTCCGATCTTGGCGTGAAATACATCGCGGACATTCGTAATGAATACCGCGCCGTCCACAACGGCTATCTCGACATCGCCACCGGTTGGGGTGCGCAGGGTTTTTTACTTTTTGCGATGGCGATTGGCAGTGCGGCATGGAACGCCTACAAGGTCTTGGCCGAGAGCCGACGCGACCCTAACGGCAGCCCAGAGGCCTTAGACAGCACCCTGGTCGGAGCCACCGTGCTGGGTATTTTGATCAGCCAACTAATTGTGGCGATGTTCATCAGTTCGCTCGACAACGAGTGGTTCTATTGGTGCACCACGCTACTACTACTGTATGCCGCATGCTATCAACTCGATACCGATTCGCCGACATCCGATTCGTGGGACGCTTAA
- a CDS encoding asparagine synthase-related protein has protein sequence MELEPFDQQRYVAEIATGKPQVRDGRLLSKPNMLSDVCVNRDALATLLYSGTIYPPQTIFQDHTAIGMGGRLRIDQDSIHYESDANLFADGGGASDDVFDCIDLLAESIERSDLDVDNATLLLSEGKDSTGIALALAQLGRRVPCFTFANADSNVEYVEFLARKLGFPLTVFRYQQMAITEDALDRLGSVFEPTTDQAFLSFLLLPMERFQGQTLLDGMGNDLYMGHLPSANQYHAMRLCSRVEKIFPEGVRNRLRDMRSSDHPSSGVPFRSFTECQGLYNGLSESLISASTHGKVQKLTDLDRGWKSHGFERSRALSRGRFLDNYSYSGKSIALAEMADGRVYFPWADPGIAKRFLSTNDQDRFQWPTVNKLMLRNAIAKRIDYQQPKVGFKAPLAEILTCNRLLVERSIDSSRTIGGSLKTFLKGLRPTSPRLSCVFLYTLWEMAHNQRVSVSRA, from the coding sequence ATGGAGTTAGAACCGTTTGATCAGCAACGATATGTGGCCGAGATCGCAACCGGCAAACCTCAGGTGCGCGACGGGCGTTTGTTATCCAAGCCAAATATGCTCTCAGATGTTTGCGTCAACCGAGACGCGTTGGCCACCCTATTGTATTCGGGCACCATCTACCCGCCGCAAACAATCTTTCAGGATCACACTGCAATAGGCATGGGCGGTCGCCTACGTATTGATCAAGACTCAATCCATTATGAGAGTGACGCCAATCTTTTTGCTGACGGTGGGGGAGCATCAGACGATGTCTTTGACTGCATTGATTTGCTCGCGGAATCGATTGAGCGGAGTGACCTAGACGTCGACAATGCGACGCTACTGTTGAGCGAAGGCAAGGACTCCACCGGAATCGCTCTCGCCCTTGCGCAGTTAGGTCGACGTGTACCCTGCTTCACATTCGCTAACGCCGACAGCAATGTAGAGTATGTTGAGTTCCTTGCCAGGAAACTTGGATTTCCATTGACGGTATTTAGGTATCAACAAATGGCGATTACCGAGGATGCTCTCGACCGACTTGGCTCAGTATTCGAGCCGACGACGGATCAAGCATTTCTCTCCTTTTTGCTACTGCCGATGGAGCGATTTCAAGGACAAACGCTACTCGATGGAATGGGCAATGATCTCTACATGGGGCACCTGCCTTCGGCAAACCAGTACCACGCAATGCGTCTGTGTAGCCGCGTAGAAAAGATTTTTCCTGAGGGTGTGAGAAATCGATTGCGGGACATGCGAAGTTCAGATCACCCGTCCAGTGGTGTCCCATTTCGCAGCTTTACAGAGTGCCAAGGACTGTACAACGGATTGAGTGAATCCTTAATATCAGCGAGCACTCATGGAAAGGTTCAAAAACTTACTGATTTGGACCGCGGATGGAAATCACATGGCTTTGAGCGATCCCGCGCACTCAGTCGCGGGCGTTTTTTGGACAACTACTCCTATTCGGGGAAGTCGATCGCCCTTGCTGAAATGGCGGATGGGCGAGTCTACTTTCCGTGGGCTGATCCTGGAATTGCAAAACGCTTCCTTTCGACCAACGATCAAGACCGGTTTCAATGGCCTACTGTCAACAAGTTGATGTTGCGCAATGCGATAGCAAAGCGGATTGACTACCAACAGCCAAAAGTGGGTTTCAAGGCTCCGCTGGCGGAGATTTTGACTTGCAATAGACTTTTAGTCGAACGATCGATCGATAGCTCTCGTACGATTGGAGGCAGTTTGAAAACATTTCTCAAGGGATTAAGACCTACTAGCCCGCGACTTTCCTGCGTGTTTCTCTACACGCTGTGGGAAATGGCTCATAACCAGCGAGTCAGCGTGTCTCGTGCATAG
- a CDS encoding glycosyltransferase yields the protein MKILSVCTNFPTAEAPHRGLFVARRLSEMAKRVDLRALNPEPWFPVVRPWESAHAKPDNPLPVDVRKMFYFPKYAKGLDSFWMDRCVLRWFREIGEEATRGAILDAHFGYPEGVGCARLAKRLGMPCFITIRGLEVDRFQVPNIKSQLVESLTHCTGTIAVSDSLRDAAIDAGVPDENITVIPNGIDGDLFCVGDRNTARMELQQSTDRPLVVCVANFKAVKGHEILMRAFAKLPRKLESRLVLIGAPSDANVVQHIDHLVESLGISGYVNKIGSRSPDEVAKWLQAADVFALASHREGCCNAVLEALATGTPVVATAVGSNPQEIRHAIDGFVVPVGDSDAFGEALQTALERDWNSEQISSRLTGRTWAGVADRVLQFMDSRIR from the coding sequence ATGAAAATCCTCAGCGTCTGTACGAATTTCCCAACAGCCGAAGCCCCGCATCGAGGCTTGTTCGTCGCCCGTCGCCTAAGCGAGATGGCTAAGCGAGTGGATCTGCGTGCGTTAAATCCTGAACCATGGTTTCCAGTTGTGCGTCCGTGGGAGTCGGCGCATGCCAAACCGGACAATCCACTCCCGGTTGACGTCCGCAAAATGTTCTATTTCCCCAAGTATGCTAAGGGGCTTGATAGTTTCTGGATGGATCGGTGCGTGTTGCGTTGGTTTCGCGAAATCGGCGAGGAGGCAACGCGCGGCGCGATACTGGATGCGCATTTTGGGTACCCAGAGGGCGTGGGCTGTGCGCGGCTCGCCAAACGACTTGGGATGCCATGCTTTATCACCATTCGTGGACTCGAGGTAGATCGTTTTCAGGTGCCAAATATCAAGTCCCAGTTGGTGGAGTCCCTTACGCACTGCACTGGCACCATTGCGGTAAGTGACTCGTTGCGCGATGCGGCCATCGATGCCGGGGTACCTGACGAGAACATTACCGTGATCCCGAATGGAATTGATGGCGATTTATTCTGCGTCGGCGACCGCAACACTGCGAGAATGGAGTTGCAGCAGTCCACGGATCGACCTCTCGTCGTCTGCGTGGCAAATTTCAAGGCCGTGAAAGGTCATGAGATTCTGATGAGAGCATTTGCCAAGTTGCCGAGGAAACTCGAGTCCCGGCTCGTTCTGATTGGTGCTCCGAGCGATGCGAATGTTGTGCAACACATTGATCATCTTGTAGAATCGTTGGGAATAAGCGGTTATGTCAATAAGATTGGTTCCAGATCACCTGATGAAGTGGCCAAGTGGTTGCAAGCGGCAGACGTCTTTGCATTGGCAAGCCATCGGGAAGGTTGTTGCAATGCAGTCCTCGAAGCTCTGGCGACGGGCACGCCCGTCGTTGCGACGGCGGTGGGCAGCAATCCACAGGAAATTCGCCATGCTATTGATGGGTTCGTAGTTCCAGTTGGAGATTCCGATGCCTTTGGTGAAGCTCTCCAAACCGCATTGGAGAGAGATTGGAATTCAGAGCAGATCTCCAGTCGTCTCACCGGACGCACCTGGGCCGGCGTAGCTGATCGTGTTCTGCAATTCATGGATTCGCGAATTCGCTAG
- a CDS encoding glycosyltransferase family 4 protein, with product MKILYHHRTRGDGAEGVHINEMIGAFRELRHEVSIAAPRGATKASGLAASQPSRPPSGFKVFLKQTAEIFYNVVDYFRVRAAVKKAQPDFIYERYSSYDFAGVMAAKHLKIPIIVEVNVTYAGRFGARFPVIYRGLLKRAESYVLQHADGIVVVSEALKECVLDVRKDDATTIVTPNAINLTQIKKLDHHGLRTTMRAELDVEDKIVIGFVGSLRKWHGIDFFADAMTAIVSQTKNVYFLIVGSGEYEDTLKAKIKDAKLEEHVNLVGPVAHDQVYSYIAAMDVGVMPDSNEFGSPMKILEYMAMECVAVGPDLGPIHEIIRDGETGCIFKRRDQADFVSVLINLCDNVKRRKQIGENARRDVLNERTWNRNASDVLDLFQHFRTVC from the coding sequence ATGAAAATTCTTTATCACCATCGAACCCGCGGAGACGGTGCCGAGGGAGTGCATATCAATGAAATGATCGGCGCGTTTCGAGAACTGCGCCACGAGGTGTCGATTGCCGCACCCCGCGGTGCCACGAAGGCGTCGGGACTGGCGGCGTCGCAACCCAGTCGGCCGCCCAGCGGGTTCAAGGTATTTCTGAAACAGACTGCGGAAATTTTCTACAACGTCGTCGATTACTTCCGCGTGCGTGCGGCCGTGAAGAAAGCCCAGCCGGACTTCATCTACGAACGATATTCGTCCTATGATTTCGCTGGCGTGATGGCGGCGAAGCATTTGAAGATCCCGATCATCGTGGAAGTGAATGTCACCTACGCTGGACGTTTTGGAGCACGGTTTCCCGTTATCTATCGCGGGCTCCTCAAACGTGCTGAGTCCTATGTGTTACAGCATGCCGATGGCATCGTGGTGGTTTCCGAGGCGCTCAAGGAGTGTGTGCTGGATGTTCGCAAAGATGACGCGACGACCATCGTCACACCCAATGCTATCAACTTAACGCAGATCAAAAAACTCGATCACCATGGACTTCGCACCACGATGCGTGCTGAACTTGACGTTGAAGACAAAATCGTGATTGGTTTCGTCGGATCATTGCGGAAATGGCACGGCATCGACTTCTTTGCCGACGCCATGACAGCAATTGTCTCGCAAACAAAGAATGTGTACTTCCTCATCGTGGGTTCCGGAGAGTATGAAGACACATTGAAGGCGAAGATCAAGGACGCCAAACTCGAAGAGCATGTCAATCTGGTGGGCCCCGTGGCACACGATCAAGTCTATTCCTATATTGCCGCCATGGATGTTGGAGTGATGCCCGATTCCAATGAGTTTGGCTCGCCGATGAAGATTCTCGAGTACATGGCGATGGAATGTGTTGCCGTCGGACCTGATCTTGGCCCAATTCATGAAATTATTCGCGATGGTGAAACCGGCTGCATTTTCAAGCGTCGTGATCAAGCGGACTTTGTCTCGGTTTTGATCAACCTTTGTGACAATGTAAAGAGGCGAAAGCAAATTGGCGAGAACGCCAGACGCGATGTACTGAACGAACGCACTTGGAATCGAAATGCCAGCGATGTGCTGGACCTGTTCCAGCACTTTCGAACTGTCTGTTGA
- a CDS encoding glycosyltransferase, with product MARPSSDDASSAAVRHRPIRIAFVVTRYAAGGLERCVAHLVNRLPADQFAPEIVSFGDLGSAPDWVTREQIMPVSMNKRAGNDLRLVFRLARWLKANQIQIAHSHNWGTLVETSLACRLAGVVHVHAEHSQQDRLGTATAGLRREAQAKLRRFAFRKCGAVVACAETVRQGIEEQWAFPAASVVTIPNGVQRPASGVDSQVRQSLGIADSAILVGSVGRLEALKGFDTLIRATKELVDSGIDVHTVIVGDGPQQQSLQQLIVQCELGERVHLVGYHANVGDWMSAMDVYVNCSHTEAMSMSILEAMSCRLPIVASDVGDSSILVQSRAKCGMVVPAGDPVCLARSLAQYAGDPPLRNRHGASSECVYENHYTLDHMIQGYRKLYMRLLSVPERQIAPGGHSA from the coding sequence GTGGCTAGGCCTTCCAGCGACGATGCGTCTTCTGCAGCAGTCCGTCATCGGCCGATCCGTATCGCGTTTGTGGTGACGCGTTATGCCGCTGGAGGTTTAGAACGCTGTGTCGCGCATCTTGTTAATCGCCTCCCGGCCGATCAGTTTGCACCGGAGATCGTCTCGTTTGGTGATCTCGGCAGTGCTCCCGATTGGGTAACGCGAGAGCAGATCATGCCTGTTTCCATGAACAAGCGAGCGGGTAACGACCTGCGTCTCGTCTTCCGCTTGGCGAGGTGGTTGAAAGCCAATCAGATTCAGATCGCGCATTCGCACAACTGGGGAACACTGGTTGAAACCAGCTTGGCGTGTCGACTCGCCGGTGTGGTGCATGTGCACGCTGAGCACAGTCAGCAGGACCGGCTCGGCACGGCAACGGCAGGCCTTCGTCGCGAAGCTCAAGCAAAGCTGCGGCGATTTGCCTTTCGGAAATGCGGTGCTGTGGTGGCCTGTGCGGAAACGGTGCGCCAGGGGATTGAGGAACAATGGGCGTTCCCTGCAGCCTCCGTCGTCACGATTCCCAACGGCGTTCAACGGCCTGCGTCTGGAGTTGATTCTCAGGTTCGTCAATCGCTCGGCATTGCGGACTCAGCAATCTTGGTCGGCAGTGTGGGGCGACTGGAAGCACTCAAGGGGTTTGATACTCTGATTCGAGCCACGAAGGAATTAGTGGACAGTGGCATTGATGTTCACACCGTGATCGTGGGCGACGGACCCCAGCAGCAATCGCTGCAGCAATTGATCGTGCAGTGCGAGCTCGGCGAGCGGGTTCACTTGGTTGGCTATCATGCCAATGTGGGCGACTGGATGTCGGCGATGGACGTGTATGTCAATTGCAGTCATACCGAAGCGATGAGCATGTCCATTCTCGAGGCGATGAGCTGCCGATTGCCAATCGTCGCCAGCGACGTAGGCGACAGCAGCATCCTGGTCCAGTCCCGTGCTAAGTGTGGCATGGTCGTTCCTGCAGGGGACCCGGTGTGCCTCGCTCGTTCGCTGGCGCAGTATGCAGGCGACCCGCCCTTGCGAAACCGTCATGGTGCATCGTCCGAGTGCGTTTATGAAAACCACTACACGCTCGATCACATGATCCAAGGCTACCGCAAGTTGTACATGCGATTGCTGTCCGTACCGGAACGTCAGATTGCACCTGGGGGTCACTCCGCGTGA
- a CDS encoding AAC(3) family N-acetyltransferase translates to MSTRQMKRRIKKIAKTALRFIAQPKITEGQLVEHFLELGLASGDSVLVHSSLSSAGRIEHGAEGVIESLMKVVGPTGTLLFPTHNWREVNRGLRKFDVRNSPSLVGAISECFRLRDDVIRSEHPSHSVAAWGKDAARFTANHLACDSPCGAKSPYHKLIMGSGKILLFGVGLERNTCFHCVESLANCSYLSKAESDRFEIIDSSGESRFVDIRCHATAIPSRFSELEQDLEAVACVRSRPIGKSRSTMIDAKAFHDWLLPKLLANPHFLLKPRGNFDA, encoded by the coding sequence ATGAGTACGCGACAAATGAAGCGAAGGATTAAAAAGATAGCGAAAACGGCACTGCGTTTCATTGCACAGCCGAAGATAACCGAGGGACAGCTTGTCGAACATTTTCTTGAGCTCGGCTTGGCTTCGGGTGATTCCGTTCTCGTTCATTCATCTTTGTCGTCTGCGGGGCGCATTGAGCACGGTGCAGAAGGAGTGATTGAGTCCTTGATGAAAGTGGTCGGGCCGACAGGAACGCTGCTCTTTCCAACTCATAATTGGCGAGAGGTTAATCGTGGACTTCGGAAGTTTGATGTGCGGAATTCGCCTTCCCTTGTTGGTGCGATATCTGAGTGCTTTCGGCTTCGTGACGATGTCATTCGTAGCGAGCATCCGAGTCATTCTGTCGCCGCTTGGGGGAAGGATGCCGCTCGTTTTACTGCGAATCACTTGGCATGCGATTCCCCATGCGGTGCCAAATCACCTTACCATAAACTCATTATGGGAAGCGGAAAGATCCTACTGTTCGGTGTAGGGCTAGAGCGAAATACCTGCTTTCACTGCGTTGAATCGTTGGCAAACTGTTCATATCTTTCAAAAGCAGAGTCTGATCGGTTTGAAATTATAGATAGTAGTGGCGAGAGTCGATTTGTGGATATACGCTGTCACGCCACTGCGATTCCAAGTCGTTTTTCCGAGTTGGAGCAGGATTTAGAAGCCGTAGCCTGCGTCCGCTCGCGGCCGATTGGAAAGTCGAGGTCGACGATGATTGATGCGAAAGCATTTCATGATTGGCTTTTGCCCAAGTTGCTTGCAAACCCCCATTTTTTGTTGAAACCTCGGGGGAACTTTGATGCTTAG